Part of the Benincasa hispida cultivar B227 chromosome 11, ASM972705v1, whole genome shotgun sequence genome, TAACTTTTTAGCTTTGAAACAATGAAGATGCTTAAATCTTACTCAATGGGTTGACAAATGGGAATGGGATAGATATTACACCAGTCATTGATTATAATGAAAAGCATGGGTATTATAGTGGAGACATAAATAGCAATTTGAGGATGAAAAAGATTGAGTGTGTGTGAGATTAGTTAAGGTGTGTATACATTGACTCCAACGTTTTATGGtacagaaggaaaaaaaatggagCCAAACGGGACAAGTGGACAGAATCCATGAGTATCAAAGTAAATGATCATGATGAGCTCTCTTAAAGTCAACAAGCACCATAGGAGAATATAACTAAATGTGTTTCTTGATGTGAAAAAAGTGAAgaaagctgttttaatcatTGCATAATTTGTGTTAGTGATCTAATAATCAACAAACTATTTTTGAACTTCAGTCTTTTACTCAACACAATGTTGTGATTTTCATACAGCAGCAGTGTGTGTAGTGGAAGATGAAGAGGTATCCATAACCTTAAAGATCTCTAACTGATTCTCTTGAATGATAAtagttgaagaagatgaaagagaaAACTGATGTCAACTAGATATGGAAAGAACAGAGAAATCAGTACAAAGTTCATTACTGCTTTGCTATTCTTTGTCTTTAAGTGGTGGATTATCTAACTAGCTTTTAGATTATGCTAACAGACCCAGCAGATGAGCTAAGAGAATCAATTAAGATAAATGGAGAATAAAGCAAGGCCAAAAGGTGAAAGATCTGCCGGCTGATATGTTTGCTTTATCATTATTGCAATTATCAGTCTAAATAACCAAGTCAAAATAGAGTAACTTGAACTAACAAGAATTTCAAaccatttcaaatttaattaatttcaggTGAATAGGCAAATCCCATTTTCGTTTAATGGACAATAATAAAAGAGAAGTAGAAAAAGTTCAAACTATGGGAGAACTTATGATTGCACTCTCATTAAGCTAAAACCGCCAGAGCTAACCTAGTAGGCAAATTAAACAGGAAAATAAAATCCTATTTTAAGAGCACTAAATGGAAACAATTATAGTTTTTTCCTGAATATGATCAGTGATACACACATTTTGTATTGTAAagtaagaaataaataaataaataaaaataaaataaaataaaacctgCAGTGGTCAAGGGGTGAAAACACAAGTCAAGAAGATAATAGATATGgatttttaagaaaatgttgAACTCAGGTTTTGATGCATAAAAGGTTACAAATGGGGGAGATGAAGGACAGTACTCTACTTGATTTACTTATTTGCTTCTCAATATGTTCAAGAAGTATGCCTACATTTCAATTCACGTACAGTAAGGAGTAAAATGAAGAACGTTGAATATGGACCATGTGATAGTCCATTGTGGAAGCAAGAGTCATTACTTTTTGCTGAGTGAAAAAGTAAATAGAAGATCCAAGTAGCACTTACATAGGTGTTGAAATATTGCAGTCCTGATTCATTTATCAATCTTAGGACCCAGATAGAGGTCTTTTCAAGCCAATCTTCTCCGTCTGGGTGCCCGAGAGTTTCCACTGTCTACATCAGAAACTTGTAAAGCATCACTTCTCCTTCTGGAGGATGATGTTGAAATAGAGACCATGGAATCAATTTCTACAGCAGTGTCCATTTGACTCTCTGAATTGATAACAGCAGCAATGCTAGAGAAAGAATCTCTATCCTCGACAGGTGGAGGAGGCTGCTCTTGACTTCTAGGAATGAGTGGATCAGTATACAAAAAACCATCTGGAAGCCTATCAGCGGAATTAAATGCAGAAGTAAGAGAAGAAACTCTTGTCCGGTGTAATAATGATCGAAGCACTGGGAGAGACTGAAGACGGGTTTCCCCTGCCTCAATGCTAGCCACATCAGTGTGTGCTAAATCTCCTACATCATCATGATGGGGCAATGAAATTTGTTCTCTACGAATGCCCCTGGATGTTAAAATCCTATTCAACAAGGTTGGAGATCTACCAAATGTTTCATGTGAACTGTCTGGCTCTGGCGGTTGGTCTAGATCACGATTGAAATCGAATCTGTTTCCCAATCGTCGAATCATATCCTCCACTGGGAAACTAAATGCAGTCCTCTGGATGGTTTGCCTCAAACTTTCAACCTTTCGAGCATGGGGCCTTAGAGGAATCTTAAGTGTAGCATCCTCCTCGGTCACAGGGGTACTGCTGCCACGCCCATAAATTGGAGTCACATTCTTTGTAGTAACCTCTCCTTTACATACAGGACATTCCTTGGCTTCTGAATGTAGATGTAACCATCGATAAAGGCACGGCCAGCAGTATAGATGACCACAACAAGTTACAACGGGGTCCCTAGCCAAATCCAGACATATATTGCAATCAAAGAAACTACCATCAGAGTCACTGCTCTTTTCAACATCACTCTTATTCTCTGTTTTTTCATCTTCCAACGCTTCATTGTTAATTTCACACGTTTTCCcagtttcatttttcctttcctCAGCAGTAATACTACCCTCACCAGCTTGCAATGGCTGTAATGAATTCCCATTGCCTGAATTGACCATGATTTCACTTAATTCCATTGTAATATTCCGAGTCTCAGAAGGAATTTGAACTTGACGCCTTCTCCACCGCTGTCTCGTCCTAAACCTGATAGCTTCCCCAAATCTATGAACAGGATCCTCTGTCAAATCAGCTAAATTCACATCTTCATTTGGAACGGAATTCGAAAGCGGCTCTGGAATAGGACCCAGATTCAAGTCAAGGTTCATTGCATCAAAGATTTCATCACCCATTACAAATTTATCAGgaaagcaaaaagaaaaaagaaaacctcCAATTTAACCCGAAACTTAGTAGCCTCAAGTTAGAAGAAAACCCAATGGCACCATAAGATTCAAATTACCTCAAAGCACGAGGATCAACCCTGTCCCAGATGAACAATCCCAGAAAGATCAATCCACCCTTTTCCAATAGCAAATCCCTCACAACACATCCTTAAATTCATAAAAGGCTAGAAAAGCACCGCCAATGAATCCATACACAAAACCCCAATTCTCCCAAAACCAAACTAACCCAGTCGAAAAAAAATAAACCCTCGATCAATTTCGCTACGCAGACAGTGAAAAAGAGTCACGAAATTTCATCGAACTTAGCCTTAACCCCATCAATCCCAGTTCATCAAACGATAAAAAGAATAACTGAATTAAAAAATCCCAATTCTAAAGTGGCAaagaaaattagggtttatCGCAACACAACCCAAACAACGAAATTCTCACACGCTGATTcagaagaagaacaagaaaactaAACACCTGACTCAGACGACAGCTCTCGATTCCATATCATTCAAATAAACCCCAAATTGTATTCTTCCTTAGACCCAGCTGCGTTGAAGTTGATTCGCCATCGATCAACGATCTGGTCCACACAGAAGcaagagaaattaaaataaaagtcagagaaagaaaaaggaaagggaGGTTAATCATGGTAGAGACAGAAATTGAAATAGAATGGAACAGAAGAATCATACGATGATGAGGCGATCGATGGATAAGATGAATTGAAAATTGGGGATTATCGGATCGAGCGGCTGAGATGTGAAAAAGAAGATGTATGTGGCACCGTGGGATTGGCGGCACTAActtaatttcttcttcttctttcttcttcttcttgctctTGTTGTTCAGTGATGATGGTACAGACTACAGAGAGATTAAAAGAGTTCACTTTTTTTGGCAATTTTTTTACGTATCTTTCTGGATTTTTTCAGGCATGGATTTTTGGCAAAACTAACTTATGTATCTAAGTTTATGGTCAGAtcttacactttttttttttttaataatttttattaaaacaaaataagtggaaaaaacatatttttgttgattttcattttgcccttaaatttttaaattttgaaagtataaaataTTGGAAATTAGGAATTGAAGGAAAACAAAACTCATAATTAAATGGTAAAAATTAGCATTCTAAAGAAATTAGGgaccaaatgaaaattaaagaaaattcaagGATAAAAAGGTAATATTTTGGAACATGAccattgttgaatgagaaaaaAATTCCGGCCAATTAGATTTTGCAACGTCATCATGATGAAAACCAGACCCActatgaaaattataaattggatCGGGTCGAATAATTAAAGTCACTTGAGCCCAACCCAATTCAAGCCCATTATAAATCTTTTGagctaaattaaaaattgggctCAAGCCCATATAAAGGCCTATgagaaacctctataaatagaataGAGGTCTTACCTCTTCATTTGGGGGAAATTGGAAGAATTGAAGGCCAAAATTCTATGAAGATTTGAAATTATAAAGATTGAAGCTCTGAAGATCTAAAGAATATAATTCTTTTCAAGCTCTAAAGACTGAAGCTCTCAAGCTCTCAAGTTCTGAAGATCAAAGCTCTTAAGATCTAAAGAATACAACATCTTTCAAGCTCTAAAGACTGAAATTCTAAAGCCCTCAAGATCTAAAGAATATAACATCTCTCAAGCTCTAAAGACTGAAGTTCTAAAGCTCTCGAGATCTGAAGTCCATATGACTAAAGCTTTGAGGATCTGAAAAATATAACTCTCCCAAAGTTTTATGGTTGGtcctccaaaaagatcaacaagcccaaaggttgatcctccaagaagatcaacaagttcAAAGGTCGCTCCTCCAAGAAGATCGACGagtccaaaggtcgatcattcaaaaagatcaacaaacccaaaggctGATCCTCCAAGacatcaacaagcccaaagaccgatcctacaagaagatcatcaagtctaaaggtcgatcatccaagaagatcaacaagcctaaaggtcgatcCTCCAAAAAGATCATCGAGTCCAAAGGTcaatcatccaaaaagatcaacaagcccaaagaccgatcctccaagaagatcaacaagtccaaaggctggtcatccaagaagatcaacaagcacAAAGGCTGATcctctaagaagatcatcaagcctaaagGTTGATCCTCCAAAAATCAACAAGTCTAAAGATTGATTCTCCAAGAAGATTAATAAGCCCAAAagccgatcattcaagaagatcaataagctgaaagattaaagttatttttttagataatgCATCAAAGGATTTGTATTAGGGATTGTACTCACTATActaaagaaattaatacaaatataaagt contains:
- the LOC120091094 gene encoding uncharacterized protein LOC120091094 isoform X2, which codes for MIWNRELSSESEPLSNSVPNEDVNLADLTEDPVHRFGEAIRFRTRQRWRRRQVQIPSETRNITMELSEIMVNSGNGNSLQPLQAGEGSITAEERKNETGKTCEINNEALEDEKTENKSDVEKSSDSDGSFFDCNICLDLARDPVVTCCGHLYCWPCLYRWLHLHSEAKECPVCKGEVTTKNVTPIYGRGSSTPVTEEDATLKIPLRPHARKVESLRQTIQRTAFSFPVEDMIRRLGNRFDFNRDLDQPPEPDSSHETFGRSPTLLNRILTSRGIRREQISLPHHDDVGDLAHTDVASIEAGETRLQSLPVLRSLLHRTRVSSLTSAFNSADRLPDGFLYTDPLIPRSQEQPPPPVEDRDSFSSIAAVINSESQMDTAVEIDSMVSISTSSSRRRSDALQVSDVDSGNSRAPRRRRLA
- the LOC120091094 gene encoding uncharacterized protein LOC120091094 isoform X1 encodes the protein MGDEIFDAMNLDLNLGPIPEPLSNSVPNEDVNLADLTEDPVHRFGEAIRFRTRQRWRRRQVQIPSETRNITMELSEIMVNSGNGNSLQPLQAGEGSITAEERKNETGKTCEINNEALEDEKTENKSDVEKSSDSDGSFFDCNICLDLARDPVVTCCGHLYCWPCLYRWLHLHSEAKECPVCKGEVTTKNVTPIYGRGSSTPVTEEDATLKIPLRPHARKVESLRQTIQRTAFSFPVEDMIRRLGNRFDFNRDLDQPPEPDSSHETFGRSPTLLNRILTSRGIRREQISLPHHDDVGDLAHTDVASIEAGETRLQSLPVLRSLLHRTRVSSLTSAFNSADRLPDGFLYTDPLIPRSQEQPPPPVEDRDSFSSIAAVINSESQMDTAVEIDSMVSISTSSSRRRSDALQVSDVDSGNSRAPRRRRLA